aGGTTAAGAAATTTAAGCTATCGCCGATTGGAGAGAATTCATCGGTAAAATCGGTATATTTATcgataataatcgatttttttccaaaagtaaGGTTATAAAACTTAAGCTATCGACGACTGAAGAAAATTCATCGGTAGAATCGGTATATTTATcgataataatcgattttttttccaaatgtaaGGTTATAAAACTCAAGCTATCGGAGATTGGAGTGAATTGATCGGtagatttataaataatactaaGACAAATTGAGGTTATAAAACTTACCTGTGGGcgattggaaaaaatttatcgGTTGATTCGGTAGATTCGTCGGTAAAGTACCGGGAGGTAAAGGAGAATCTCGACTACCGCCCACTTGTCCCGGTAACATCGAGAGATTAGTAGCCGCCGTGGAGCCTTGATTGAGCAGCATCGGTTGCATCGAATGCGGGTAATCGAGTAGTAATTGTACGACGTTGGTGTGTCCCCCTTTAGCGGCTTCTATCAACATAGTGGAATTGTCTTTCAATTTGTGGTTAGGATCGGCGTTGTGGCTCAACAAAAGTTCGACGACGGGCAAATGGCCGCCGGCGCAGGCCAACGAAAGCGGAGTGTGATCGTTATTAGTCGTTTGTCGTCtataaaataaccaaaaatgaAGTTTAGATGATCGATTTCCGATTTAAATCGAATCGTACCTAACGTTGGCTCCTTTGGATATGAGGAATTGTACGGTACACATGTGCCCGGCGCGACAGGCTTTCATTAAAGGGGTTCTGCCGCCTTCCGATTCGTGTTCTAGATCGGCTCCGTATTGTAATAACAGATCGGCGACGTCGGTGTGTCCGTTTTCGCAAGCGTACGTCAATGCTGTATCGCCGGTTTGGGTTTGGGCGTGCACGTTGGCTCCGTTCTCTAAAAGGAATCGCACTAGATCCAAATGACCCTCTTGGGCCGCTTCCATCAACGGCGTCGACGCTCCTAATTCGATATCTGCTCCACCTTTCAATAAAATATCCGCCACTTCCATAAAACCACCGCAACAGGCTAAAGTTAACGCCGTTTCTTGTGTCTCGTCGGTCTGAGCGTTTATGTTCGCACCTGAATTAATGTCTAgtcaaattagttttaaaacgACACCGTATAtaaaggaaattttttaaaacgaacGGAAAATTAAGAGGGGTTGctcttcaatttcaaaaatttcaactaaattcaGAATTAAATTGTCATTGACAGCAATCGACTGAcagttaaaaataaacttttgacAAGCAATTCAATGATcacaatttttcttctttttttatagagCCACAGTACACATTACAAGTACGTGATAAACTTTGACAAGAAATGTCAATGTTCTGTCAAAAGTCAAATGTCAATTGGTTGCTACTATTTGACGGGAATGAtgtttttttgtacaaaattccttagatgttttttcaaaattcctttgactttttccaaaaacatggcaatttttgtcaaaatttcttcgtttttttcaaaaatgcgTCAAATAATggcaatttttttcgaaattcctTCAGTTAGTTTCAAAAATGCGTCAAATAATggcaattttttccaaatttcttcgactttaatttcttttttttcaaaaatgggtCAAATATCGGTATCTTTCTTAAAAACCcttcgaattttttataatttctttgttttttgcaaaaatacgTCAAGCaatgacatttttttccaaattctttcggtttttttatcgaaaatacgCCAAATAATGGtaacttttttcaaaactcCCTTGACTTTTTATTGGAAACAAGCCAAATACTggcaattttttccaaatttctacgattttttttaaaaacaggcCAAATATTggcaattttctcaaaattccttcattttttcacaaaaacatgccaaataatggaaatttttcaaaatttctacgattttgttcaaaaacacgccaaatattaacaattttctcaaaattccttgattttttcccaaaaacaCGCCAAATATTggcaatttatcaaaatttcttcgaatttttttaaaaaactctccaaattttggcaattttctcaaaattccttgattttttcccaaaaacaCGCCAAATTTTggcaattttctcaaaattcctTCATTTTCTCCCAAAAACACGCcaaatattgacaatttttcaaaatttctacgattttgttcaaaaacacGCCAAATATTggcaatttatcaaaatttcttcgatttttttaaaaaacaggtCAAATATTggcaattttctcaaaattccttgattttttcccaaaaacaCGCCAAATATTggcaatttatcaaaatttcttcgaatttttttaaaaaacactccaaattttggcaattttctcaaaattcctTCATTTTCTCCCAAAAACACGCCAAATATAGgcaatttatcaaatttttttcgagtttttaaaaaaacaggCCAAAAAATGCCAAATTTCttgtgttttttcaaaattacgtcAAAAAATTTCCGCGAAACCCTCtcaatttcacataaaaattccATCCAACAATTTCATAAAACACTTACCTTGCCCTAACAAAAGATGTACCATTTCTTCGTGCCCTTCTCTGGCGGCCTCCATGAGCGGCGTATACCCTTCGTCGTTAACCTCCTCGATATTGGCCCCCCTTTCGATCAACAACATCGCCAGATCCACGTGACCACCGCAAGCCGCTAGAGTCAAAGGCGATTCGAAACTATCCGTAGGCATGTTGACCTGCGCCCCCGAATCCAAAAGTAACCTGGCCACCTCGACATGTCCGTCCATCGACGCCTCCATCAGAGCCGTATGCATTTCGTCGGTCTTGTGCTCCTGATCGGCGCCGGCTTCCAAAAGGAACCGCACCATGTCCAGGTGGCCCTTGTAGCAAGCTAACGTAAGGGCGGATTCTTTGAATTCGTTGGAATGCGTGTTGATGCCGGCGCCGTGGCTCAACAATATTTTCGCAAGACCCACGTGACCGGCGCTGGCGGCTTCCATAAGAGGCGTGTGACCGTTTTCGTTGTGATCTTCGACGTTGGCGCCGTTTTCCAATAGGAATTTCACCACTTCGGTGTGACCGCCCGCGCAACCGTACATCAAAGGAGTATTACCCGACGTAGATTGAGCGTTGACGTCCGCACCGTGCGCCACCAACAGTCTAACTATGTCGAGGTGACCGGCGGAAGCCGCCTCCATCAGAGGGGTACATTCCCCTTTGATGCCCCTGTCTTCTACGTTGGCGTGCATCGCCAAAAGTACctggaaattttaaaaaaatcaaaaatcgaaAATCAAAATGGCGAATTGTTCTATTAGAggttatttttccaatttcccgccgaacgtcaaatgtcaattgTCTATTAGAACAATTGACGTTGACTGATCAGATTTTAATGATGCAAATGATTGAAGAAACCATAGAAATATCGCACGGTTTATTTCGAATGATTTCTATGGTACGAAAGAGGTTTCTTCACAATCACGACTTGGAGAGAGCGTTTGACATTGTTTGGATGGGTTCTTACACCGTTTTGTCTCTAACatcgaaaattaaaatttttgaaacctCATTTTCCACTATGTCTCtcataaaaaccattttcaccTCATTTCGtaacatgattttttatttttttagttctatGGTTTATATCAAAACTATTCACAAAGTTTCGTAGTTCTATGGTTTCCGCAAACACTTACTAATGCgaactgtcaactgtcatttgtcagtatgaaattaatatttgaaataaaacagagaattttgaattaactaaaaatagttcctggaattaactaaaaatagttaaaagcaACTAAAAATTACAAGCAAATAGCAAAAACCATcggaaataatttgaaaacattttggaaatcCAGAAATTGCACGAAATTAACgaaaaactattaaaacaaCCAAAAATTTCGTCGGGgattaactaaaaaattttggaatagctataaatgttattaaaataaactgtttCACAGATAGACcataattaactaaaaatagttaaaaacaataaaaaaaaatgtcatgaTATTGTCTGGTATTATGGTATATTAGCTAAAAACCATTAGAACTGGCTGAAAACATTTCTTTAAAAAGATCCTCAAAATATTGAGGAAGTTTTTGGACATCTAGTAAATGCCCGAAACTAACTAAAAATagttagaatagaaaaaaatccagattaactaaaaaaaaatgaggGTAGCTGAAAATAGTTTTAAGAAACTGAACTTGGTGAGAACctagaattatttgaaaacactTTGGAACTCTCGTTGGTATCATGAACtaactaaaaatagttaaaaacgCGAGAAAAATGTCTGAAAACATCGGGGATTGACtacaaacaattgaaaacaGATGAAATTGTTTGGAAACATTGAGGATTAGCTAAAAACAAATGGAATGTTGGTAATATATCAGAAAATACGGGGTCtaactaaaaacaaatgaaaatagcaaaaaatatgGCTGGGGATTagctaaaaacaataaaaaatacctgaaaacattttaaaaatgatctGAACTTTACAGAGAGCCtggaattaactaaaaatagtaaaagaaGCAAcctaaatattgaagaaaatgtcaaaaaccaTCGGGAATCACTTTTAAAAAACTTTGATCTCGATAGAGTGCCCGAAACTaactaaaaatagttgaaaagaaaaaatccaGATTAACTGAAACCAATTAAAAATACCTGAAgacatttggaaaaaaatgaactttgtGAAAACCTGGAATCATTTGAAAACACTTTAGAACTCTCGTGAGTGTCAAAAACtaactaaaaatagttaaaatcaagcaaaaaattagttaaaacgTCTAAAAGCATCGTGTATTAGCTAGTAACAATTGTAAATAGCAGAAAATATGGTTGGAAACACGGAATTAGTTAACAACAATAAGGAAATAgctaaaaacattttgaaaattaattcaactttaaaaaggacctagaattttcaaaaaaacaaccaaaatatTGGAAGATATGAGAACAACCATcgtaaatcatttttaaaaataaattttttgtctaGTGAGTGCCCGAAACtaagtaaaaaaatagttagaaaGAAAACATCCAAATTAACTAAAACCAATTGAGAATAGCTgaagatattttgtatcaaaaactAACTGAAAATAGTTgatatcaaacaaaataatagtgGAAAACATCAAGGATTAGCTAAAAACAATTGGTAAtagctgaaaatatttttaaaataaactgaacTCTGGTGATATCCCGATATTAGCTAAGAATAGCTGAGAACAatttaaaactacaaaaaaatgtctaaaaatacCAGGCAGCAACTAATAATATTAGCAAATGAATACAAACactggaaaatattgaaataagtaataaaaatataaattttttgtgaatacaAGGTGATTCAATATTAGTTATAGGATGAATACTTTCTACAAACCTGCGCAAGTTCAAAATATCCTGCACTACACGCCAACGATAACAAACTTTCGCCTTCCTCCGACGTTTCGTGCACCGATCTCCCTTCGGTAAGCAATTTCCTTACGGTTCGCACATCTCCATCGGTACAAGCCTCCACCAACGAAGTTTTTTCCGGTTGTTGTTGCAGTTGTTGCTGTACCTGACCGTTCtgactattatttatattggaAGAAGACGTTAAAGACGCCGCGGTACCGTTACCAGATCTATTCGGCGGATTATCCGAACGCATGCGCGTTAAAGCCGCCGCGGCTTCGTCTAACGCGCAACTTACGCTCGACGTTAACCGGCGAAGTACTTCCGGATCCCCTAAATGTTTACCATCCTTCGCCGCCAATTGACCAATACCTGAAATCGGGGAAATTCGATGATAGTTGGCAACGTCGCAGAAACGACTATAACCGATCTTACCGGCCGCTTGTAACAGTTGTTCTAATCTAGCTTGCGTTTCCGGATCGACGGCTCGATCTTCGTCCGGATTCAAAAGAAATTTGGCCGCCTCTACTTGGGGATCGTCCTCGAACTCTTGATCGATCATAAATGATTCCACCTATATCAAATAATCAActtctatgatttttttcatagttcTGTGGTTTATATACAAACtaacaaactttttttagttCTATCAATTATTCGATATAAGTGACAGCTGTCAAATGAATCAAGTTGGTAACAATTATTGGTAATAAattgtcaataaaattttttttgtggtaaaaagagattaacaaaaaaaataaactgaacgaAATTTTCGGTGAATGTTTATATCATGtaacaacaaatttattttttattttagagcgtatttacaaaaaagtttgttttattttttccatctaTCCAACTTTCGAACCACACtgtataatatcaaataaatatcattaataattaGGGTTACAATGAATTTAATACCTTATAGTTGAAAATAAACGtccttaattgattatatttttataatttattatttaaataaatttagcACATAAGCTCCCGTACTATTCCTTAATATAACTAAAAACAAAGTGGCAAAAATGGTAGGAgacaaaaaatcgattctagatgaaaataaatgtttcaaactCGTTTTTTGATTGcaaattttgattagaaaaaataaaattataaatcatgtgacaagatattgattttttttcatgaataaaaatCGTTGAATATGAGTGTCATCATAACAGTAAATTTCGTCTTAGCAAATTCCCAATAATATTAAGTTATGGTTTATTATGAGATGCATCaaactcgattttttttataatattcaaaaaatatgtgCCCCCAGTATAGGATAATAATAAGAacgttagtttagcgttttcgaagTCCTAGAATCAATTTTCGAATTAAATGGAAGgttttattattggaaattggaaGAAGACGTACggaaatcaaaaattcaattccaaaaaactgactGGAAATCAACCgatcaaattatttgtaaaaacgACATCTGTGACTCTGATAAATGGATTCTAATACTTGGAAAACGCCAAATTAGCAAAACACTCACGTCCTTAATCTACGTGATTTTGGGACGCCCCATATTTAgtttattcattaataaaaaaatttttaaccttatttaataaacagtagaatttaaattatgttttttttttcaatataaaccactttttttgcaaatatctgaAGAATTTTCGATATAATTGCAAAAAGAGactttataaatttaaaatcgttttaatGACAAGTTTCAGTCACCCTAGAAGGTTGAAAAATTATGACACCTGCATTTTGAATGACAACAGTTCTAAAAATAATAGCAGActtacaatttcgaaaaaaaaaaggaattttctcgACAAAACAACGACGACGTTGTTAAAAACACGtttgaaatttaacaaaaagtgTAAAGAAAACAAAGGGAtacaatataaattgaaaacatatattATCTGGTAGTTTTAAGTCGAAATgaaagaatttgattttttttttttgttaatttatgtaaaaaaagttgttaaaaacactacaaaatgaaataaatatgtgGGTACCCTTATATCAATATTGACACaaatttttgtatcatttttttattttgaaataaaaatgattcaacTGGTATATATAATGTCGTGATTCatattaaaaaacgaaaaattaaccAAAAGCTCAACGtgtaaagtgattttttttaacaacgGACGAAAGTCATTACTCATTTTGACATCCTTCCACCACTTACCAGTCCAGACGTAAATTTTCCTATACAACttacataattaaaatttaaaaaaaaatcatttaattaacGAAATATTCTAGAAAATTAACTCAAAATTCGATATTCTAGGgcgagaaatgttgaaaaatttttgccaCAAGATGTCTCTCTATTGTAAGTTCATTGATACCTGGGCCTCGAGGTAGGATTTTAACGTGAAAAACAAGAGACgatcattttaatataatatcgTACCTCTGAAACACTATCTTCCTCACTTTCAGATGTTTCTGACATATATCTGCGATGTTCAGAATACGTTTCTGTTTCTGATTTAGCTGGACTTGAATTAGATGTCGTCGATTGGGGAGTAGACGATGAGTTCCCTAGTTCGTGGAGAACAGTCACTTTATCTATTTTAGGATTATCTGTAGAGGATTCTTGCGAAACATTCTGCATTTTGGCATTTCAATACGACTATGAacgttaaaaatatatcaattctataataaaatacagTATACGCGCACTATATGCAATCACATTCGTTCACAGAAATTTCTTCGTGTTCGCCATTTTCTACTATGGCCGATCTGAAAATCAAGTTCCGTATTCCACATTCCCACACCGATCTGCCATCTAAATCGgaaattttcacttatttttgcCTTGATGCAGATTACTGCGAAACAATTACACCagaggaaattttatttgttcgtTAATAAACTCGTTAATAGATGGCAATCACTATTTCATTTATCACTATTTATTACACGCCAAAattgtcttatattaataattgtataaagcactaaattgaattgattgaattattataaaaaaattattgatagttttcaaaattatgtttaCAACATTTAAAGAGctcattatttaatagtacGAAGTATAAATAGGTGGCATTACTAATAAACTAGTCAAATGTCATTCATAAAATGAGTTTTAGGAACTCATagataaacaataattatatagaaTACCTGTTCTACATCAATCTGATAagacattgaatttttatataagatTAGTTTTGAATCATTATTGATTCTGACtatataaatacactttttatgATCACAAATTTGCACTCTCAAAACTTTAATACTAAGGAATATAAACATATAGAGTCACAagcattattaaattttttgacaatgacAATGTCATTGTCAAACCTCATAGATAAACTTAAATTTATAgtgtaaatttttctaaaatagatGTAACTTTCATTTAATCtcatttttatcaaagaaaaattcataatatacaAATCACAAATTTTAAATCTCTTATATTCGtaaataagttaattattaaaatatgtggattttaaatgaaatgtcaaaatatgcttgaaatatgaaataaaaaagaagatataattTGTCAATTGGAACTTCTAAACTTTTGGCGCCAATTTATGCTGTGAccgtgtttttttctcaaacattCAATATATCTCCTAAGACTCAAGTTAACTGAAGAGAAACTATTGATATGAAGTGTACAATCCCAGAAATATCTTGGCATAATAGAGAACCAGTTTTGAGCGTCGATATTCATCCTATTTCTAATGTTATTTACAAATTAGCCTCAGGTGGTGGAGACAGTCATATACTAGTAAGATTTTAATTTAACCttcctataaatatattaacatgTATACAGAGTGTATGaaagttttcgatttttattaattatagttATGGAATATGTGTTTGTGTGAAAATGGCTCTGTAAAACAAGAAGTTGTGTCTGATTTGACGAGACATCAACGATCAGTTAATTCGGTTAGATGGTCACCATCCGGTAATTATTTAGCGTCCGCAGACGACGACGCTAATATTATTGTATGGCAATTGAAAACAGACAATATTCCtcttttagaaaataataatgacgATAAAGAAACTTGGATTGTTTATAaggttaaacaaaaaatttatatttgtattcgATAAACTCCCGTTTAGATTTTTAGAGGGCACAAAGAAGATATTTACGATTTATGTTGGTCTGTAgataattcgaaattattatcaGGTTCTATTGATAATACTTCGATCGTGTGGGATCTTTCTAAAGGTAAAATGGATCATATAATGACGGATCATAAAGGTTTCGTACAAGTAAGCAATTAATTCTTGTTTGTAATTATcgaatatttgttataattttttattagggTGTAGCTTGGgatccaaaaaatcaaattttagcTACAATAAGCACCGATAGGATGTGTAGGATATTTGATATAAGTGGAAAGCAAGTAAAAGCGCGTATATACAAAGGAAAATTACCTCTACCAATAGACCATTGTTTATATGATAaagaaagtaaatattttcatgatgATACGTTTAAATCGTTTTTTCGAAGGCTCCAATTCAGCCCCGATGGTTCTTTATTGGTAGTACCTTCTGGTTATTTCCACGTGGATGATTCTAAACGAGCGATTCATTGTACTTTAGTTTTCACCATGGATAATTGGACTGAGTaagtgtttaatttttctatgtatttTGTTGATctctatataaaaatgaaaattttgaaaaaaactattcatttgttaatttgtttcataaattACTTCAGGAATTggaatattattgaatttgaattaaatttatttgccTAGTTTTGtgatattccaccaaaaatagaaatttgaatgaaattttagttacattccaccaaaaatcaataaaaactgttcaaattCCATATTAAGTTTTGtatcttgataaaatttcacccaaaaatttataaatacttgaatattcaatttatttttctagttttagtgacattccaccaaaaatcaagaaaaacagTTTAATTTCCATATTAAGTTTTGtatcttgataaaatttcacCAGAAATTGAACTcccgattttctagagccaaaaaaaaacaataatatcaccatttttttgtatttattcaatattttttccagaCCGGCTGCAGTTCTACCATTAGACGGACAAAGTAGCACCGTGGTGAGATTTTGTCCTCTATTATTTCAACAAAGGGAAAACGGTCCGGAGCCTTCTATAAAACTACCATATCGAATGATATTCGCCGTTGGTACCGACCACGACATCATCCTCTACGACACTCAACAACCTAAACCGTTCGCACGTTTCCACGAGATCCACTACACCAGAATAACCGATTTAACTTGGTCTTCAGATGGTTTACTCCTCGTGGCATCGTCAACCGACGGTTTTTGCACTTTGATAACTttcgaaaaagaagaattaggAATATTGTACGAAAAAGATGatatagaagaagaagacgaagaagaagagattACTTTGGACGTTGAGGTTACAGAGAAGGACGAAAACATCGATAtaaccaataaaaaagaagaaattaagaAGAGACCTAGTTTCATCCAACAGTGGGTACAGAATAcgcaaaaaaaagttaaaactgaaaaattagataaagaaaatggtgaaaataataaaaaattgataccGAGAAGGATAACTCCGAAAAGAGTGGAAGATAACAACAAAATCGACgttaaatcgaaaataatcgataaaaaagaagaaataaatcgATTGGTACCTAGAAGGATAGTACCGATACGAGTAGAAGATACTAAACCAACCGAATTGGTCGTACTATTAGAAAATAGCAAAGAAATAAAAACCAGAATcgaaaaaatagatgaaaccCCAACggatgataataaaaaaaatactgaaagtaataaagaaaaattaacgaAGAAACCAAACGTGGTTCCATCGAAAAAACCGACAAAATCGAATCCCTTATTGGAATTTTTGAAGAGATCAGGGGAAAAGAAGAAAACGACTAAGCAAAATGTGAAGATCGATCTGACTTTGGTCGAGGACGAAGCTAGGGACGGTTTCGATACGAAAGGTGGGAAAGTTTGCGAAGGGGACGTTGTGGTTTTGGATGAAGATCGTACCGAAGATTTTTGTCTACAACTCGAAGATACTCGAGAAGATCGAAGGGAAACG
The sequence above is drawn from the Diorhabda carinulata isolate Delta chromosome 6, icDioCari1.1, whole genome shotgun sequence genome and encodes:
- the LOC130894897 gene encoding uncharacterized protein LOC130894897, with translation MKCTIPEISWHNREPVLSVDIHPISNVIYKLASGGGDSHILLWNMCLCENGSVKQEVVSDLTRHQRSVNSVRWSPSGNYLASADDDANIIVWQLKTDNIPLLENNNDDKETWIVYKIFRGHKEDIYDLCWSVDNSKLLSGSIDNTSIVWDLSKGKMDHIMTDHKGFVQGVAWDPKNQILATISTDRMCRIFDISGKQVKARIYKGKLPLPIDHCLYDKESKYFHDDTFKSFFRRLQFSPDGSLLVVPSGYFHVDDSKRAIHCTLVFTMDNWTEPAAVLPLDGQSSTVVRFCPLLFQQRENGPEPSIKLPYRMIFAVGTDHDIILYDTQQPKPFARFHEIHYTRITDLTWSSDGLLLVASSTDGFCTLITFEKEELGILYEKDDIEEEDEEEEITLDVEVTEKDENIDITNKKEEIKKRPSFIQQWVQNTQKKVKTEKLDKENGENNKKLIPRRITPKRVEDNNKIDVKSKIIDKKEEINRLVPRRIVPIRVEDTKPTELVVLLENSKEIKTRIEKIDETPTDDNKKNTESNKEKLTKKPNVVPSKKPTKSNPLLEFLKRSGEKKKTTKQNVKIDLTLVEDEARDGFDTKGGKVCEGDVVVLDEDRTEDFCLQLEDTREDRRETDKGSGEIDGVGSVEENKEINRIIEIKDDSCSPPQKKTVDIIIEKKPRRVPLITLTSPKGKKKPPTSTNKTE